A genomic window from Solanum stenotomum isolate F172 chromosome 10, ASM1918654v1, whole genome shotgun sequence includes:
- the LOC125841667 gene encoding B3 domain-containing protein REM9-like, with product MKIPPKKPHFFKPIQPGFKNGLKIPIGFLKYLKGNDNVEHAILKRGGYKWPMKVNGHRFEAGWVEFVEQHGLKLGDILMFRHEGNMEFEVSIFDSTHCDREYVEYMEEGGGGGGGGDHTSEEISKKFKFKEDATERPRRKIKSSKKASSHVKAATHHKSFGHSQIECTIREYCLSRGYLHLPRQFAYANGLTNKKCDLIIRDEKQRSSWNVKLSSSKTRTSIIGCGRTKFFADNCLKKGDCIMFEVVTNGETPIWKFQVTYREVPLQKFQGKFSHVTNLLIKSLMMIFFIVIYVYYSVLFI from the exons ATGAAAATCCCTCCAAAAAAACCTCATTTTTTCAAACCTATTCAACCAGGTTTCAAGAATGGTCTT AAAATTCCTATAGGTTTCTTGAAGTATTTGAAGGGAAATGACAATGTTGAACATGCAATATTGAAAAGGGGTGGCTATAAGTGGCCTATGAAGGTGAATGGACATCGATTCGAAGCGGGTTGGGTTGAATTTGTAGAACAACATGGTTTGAAATTGGGAGATATATTGATGTTTAGACATGAAGGAAACATGGAATTTGAGGTCTCCATATTTGATTCAACTCATTGTGATAGAGAATATGTAGAGTATATGGaggaaggaggaggaggaggaggaggaggagatcATACAAGTGAAGAGATTTCcaagaaatttaaattcaaag AGGATGCAACAGAAAGACCACGGCGCAAGATCAAGTCATCAAAAAAGGCTTCTTCCCATGTAAAAGCTGCTACTCATCACAAGTCTTTTGGTCATTCTCAAATTGAATGCACTATTAGAGAATATTGCTTGTCGCGAGGTTATTTG CACCTTCCTCGACAATTCGCATATGCAAATGGCCTCACCAATAAGAAGTGTGATTTGATTATAAGAGATGAAAAACAAAGGTCGTCGTGGAATGTAAAGCTAAGTTCTTCTAAAACTCGAACCTCTATCATTGGATGTGGGCGGACCAAATTCTTTGCTGATAATTGCTTAAAGAAGGGAGATTGCATAATGTTTGAGGTCGTTACTAATGGAGAAACACCAATatggaaatttcaagttacttaTCGAGAAGTTCCATTGCAGAAGTTTCAAGGCAAGTTTTCTCATGTAACCAATCTCTTAATTAAGTCTTTGATGATGATCTTTTTCATTGTCATATATGTGTATTATTCTGTGTTGTTTATATAA